In one uncultured Devosia sp. genomic region, the following are encoded:
- a CDS encoding ABC transporter permease subunit, producing the protein MAGITGKDEVLTKYAKTLETLDAPKGRSLTQDAMRRLVRNKAAVVSIAIVLLIILVAFIGPYFVPWGYSQVDWASIRKPPNMDTGHYLGTDQNGRDMLARVLQGTQMSLTVAFVATFVSVSIGILYGAVAGYFGGRVDAIMMRIVDVMYALPYILFVIILMVMFGRNPVLLFVGIGCIEWLTMARIVRGQTLSLKEKEFVEAARASGAKPFAIIMRHIVPNLTGPVVIYATLTIPEIIIAESFLSYLGLGVQEPQTSLGTLISAGAPVAEVLPWMLLGPAAVLVTLLLCLTYIGDGLRDALDPKDR; encoded by the coding sequence ATGGCTGGCATTACCGGCAAGGACGAAGTCCTCACAAAATACGCCAAGACGCTTGAAACGCTCGATGCGCCCAAGGGCCGTTCGCTGACCCAGGATGCCATGCGGCGCCTGGTACGCAACAAGGCGGCGGTGGTCTCGATCGCGATCGTGCTGCTGATCATCCTCGTGGCCTTCATCGGTCCCTATTTCGTGCCGTGGGGCTATTCCCAGGTCGACTGGGCCTCGATCCGCAAGCCGCCGAACATGGATACGGGCCATTATCTGGGCACCGACCAGAATGGCCGCGACATGCTGGCCCGCGTGCTGCAGGGCACGCAGATGAGCCTTACCGTGGCCTTCGTGGCGACTTTCGTATCGGTGAGCATCGGCATCCTCTATGGCGCGGTGGCCGGCTATTTCGGTGGCCGGGTCGATGCGATCATGATGCGTATCGTGGACGTGATGTATGCGCTGCCTTACATCCTCTTCGTCATCATCCTGATGGTGATGTTCGGCCGCAATCCGGTGCTGCTGTTCGTGGGTATCGGCTGTATCGAATGGCTGACCATGGCGCGTATCGTGCGCGGGCAGACGCTGTCGCTCAAGGAGAAGGAATTCGTCGAGGCCGCACGGGCTTCGGGCGCGAAACCCTTCGCCATCATCATGCGCCACATCGTGCCCAATCTGACCGGGCCCGTGGTGATCTATGCGACGCTCACCATTCCGGAAATCATCATCGCGGAGAGCTTCCTCTCCTATCTCGGTCTTGGCGTGCAGGAGCCGCAGACATCGCTGGGTACGCTGATCTCCGCCGGTGCGCCGGTGGCGGAAGTGCTGCCCTGGATGCTGCTGGGACCAGCTGCCGTGCTGGTTACGCTGCTGCTCTGCCTGACCTATATCGGCGACGGGTTGCGCGACGCGCTCGACCCCAAGGACCGGTAA
- a CDS encoding acyl-CoA dehydrogenase, protein MAFVLIILSLVVFAVLAMRESPLWQWGVAAIAIGPVSGLHFPDSGVGYGLGGGSWFLLVVGVVMLVLSIASVRKAVLMKPIYGAVKSILPKVSRTEQEALDAGTVGWDAELFSGRPDWSKLTDIRPLTLTAEEQAFLDNQTNVACSMIDDWDIRNNRADLSPQLWQYFKDEGFLGMLIAKEHGGLGFSAQAQSMIVSKIASRSVAAGITVMVPNSLGPGELLEKYGTAEQKEKYLHRLARGQDVPCFALTGVHSGSDAGGMRDIGVVTKGQWNGEEVLGVKLSFDKRYITLAPIATLVGLAFILKDPDNLLGRGNDIGITLALVPHDHPGLDIGRRHFPARQAFMNGPVRGKDMFVPMDYLIGGTSYAGQGWRMLMECLSTGRAISLPAIGSTSIKQTLRATSAYARVRRQFGIPVGIMEGVAEPLGEMIKRAYTFESARRLTASMVDEGQRPAVIAGLLKYTATEAMRDSMDDAFDIHGGRAIQDGPGNYLFGAYQALPVAITVEGANILTRTLMTFAQGVLRAHPYLLKEVRAAQKKDRKAGLDEFDAAFGGHAKFMLRNVVASFLHGLTNGGFASTPNQGPMAQWYRKLHRYSQAFALTADWTTVFLGGALKRKQKISGRMADILGHLYMMSATLRRFEDEGRLSEDRELVDAIMADRIAQMEQTFGEVFANFPNPFFAWAMRVLCFPLGRHAKPASDRVNYRFVRSVLRPGAFRDRLTTGTYVSFDPDDVTGVLEDAFIKVTEAEEIEARFIKAARKGVIERRLDRDAFADAVAAGVLNDNEAGIMRAADEATERVVKVDDFAADELAAPSQHRVATADQGASR, encoded by the coding sequence TTGGCATTTGTCCTGATCATCCTGAGCCTTGTGGTCTTTGCGGTTCTGGCCATGCGGGAAAGCCCGCTCTGGCAGTGGGGCGTGGCAGCGATTGCGATCGGCCCGGTGTCGGGGCTGCATTTCCCGGATAGCGGGGTCGGCTATGGCCTTGGCGGCGGAAGCTGGTTCCTGCTGGTGGTCGGTGTCGTGATGCTGGTGCTCAGCATTGCCTCCGTGCGCAAGGCCGTGCTGATGAAGCCGATTTATGGGGCGGTGAAATCCATTCTGCCCAAGGTCAGTCGGACCGAACAGGAAGCGCTGGATGCCGGAACGGTTGGCTGGGATGCGGAGCTGTTTTCGGGCCGGCCGGACTGGAGCAAGCTGACCGATATCCGGCCGCTGACGCTGACGGCGGAGGAGCAGGCGTTTCTGGACAACCAGACCAATGTCGCCTGCTCGATGATCGACGACTGGGACATTCGCAACAATCGTGCCGACCTGTCGCCACAGCTCTGGCAGTATTTCAAGGACGAAGGGTTCCTGGGCATGCTGATTGCCAAGGAGCATGGGGGCCTCGGTTTTTCGGCGCAGGCGCAGTCGATGATCGTGTCCAAGATCGCCAGCCGGTCCGTGGCGGCGGGGATTACCGTCATGGTGCCCAATTCGCTTGGGCCGGGCGAGTTGCTGGAGAAATACGGCACGGCGGAACAGAAGGAAAAATACCTCCATCGCCTCGCCCGCGGGCAGGACGTGCCCTGCTTTGCGCTGACCGGCGTGCATTCGGGATCGGATGCGGGTGGCATGCGCGACATTGGCGTCGTCACCAAGGGGCAGTGGAATGGCGAGGAGGTGCTGGGCGTGAAGCTCAGCTTCGACAAGCGCTATATCACCCTGGCGCCGATCGCGACGCTGGTGGGCCTCGCCTTCATTCTCAAGGACCCGGACAATCTGCTGGGCCGGGGCAATGATATCGGCATCACCCTGGCGCTGGTGCCGCATGACCATCCGGGGCTCGATATCGGCCGTCGGCATTTCCCGGCACGACAGGCTTTCATGAATGGTCCGGTGCGCGGCAAGGACATGTTCGTGCCGATGGATTATCTCATTGGCGGGACGAGCTATGCCGGGCAGGGCTGGCGCATGCTGATGGAATGTCTTTCGACCGGGCGCGCCATTTCGCTGCCGGCGATTGGGTCGACCTCAATCAAGCAGACGCTGCGGGCGACCTCGGCCTATGCGCGGGTGCGGCGGCAGTTCGGCATTCCGGTCGGCATCATGGAGGGCGTGGCCGAGCCGCTCGGCGAGATGATCAAGCGGGCCTATACGTTTGAATCGGCGCGGCGGCTGACGGCTTCGATGGTCGACGAGGGCCAGCGGCCGGCAGTAATTGCGGGTCTGCTCAAATATACCGCGACGGAAGCCATGCGCGACAGCATGGACGATGCCTTCGACATTCACGGTGGCAGGGCAATCCAGGACGGGCCGGGCAATTACCTGTTCGGTGCCTATCAGGCTTTGCCGGTGGCGATCACGGTGGAAGGCGCAAATATTCTGACGCGCACACTGATGACCTTTGCGCAGGGCGTGCTGCGCGCGCATCCCTATCTGCTCAAGGAAGTGCGGGCGGCGCAGAAGAAGGACAGGAAAGCGGGGCTGGATGAATTCGATGCCGCTTTCGGCGGGCATGCCAAGTTCATGCTGCGCAATGTGGTGGCGAGTTTCCTGCATGGGCTGACCAATGGCGGTTTCGCCTCGACGCCCAACCAGGGGCCGATGGCGCAGTGGTATCGCAAGCTCCATCGCTACAGCCAGGCTTTCGCGCTGACGGCGGACTGGACCACGGTGTTCCTGGGTGGCGCGCTCAAGCGCAAGCAGAAGATTTCTGGCCGCATGGCCGATATCCTTGGACATCTCTACATGATGTCGGCCACGCTGCGGCGCTTCGAAGACGAGGGGCGCCTGAGCGAGGACCGCGAGCTGGTGGATGCCATCATGGCGGACCGGATCGCGCAGATGGAACAGACCTTTGGCGAGGTGTTTGCCAATTTCCCCAATCCCTTCTTTGCCTGGGCAATGCGGGTGCTGTGCTTCCCGCTGGGGCGGCACGCCAAGCCGGCCAGCGATCGGGTGAACTATCGTTTCGTGCGTTCGGTGCTGCGACCGGGTGCTTTCCGCGACCGGCTGACGACGGGGACCTATGTGTCGTTTGACCCCGATGATGTCACCGGTGTGCTGGAAGATGCCTTCATCAAGGTGACCGAGGCCGAGGAGATCGAGGCGCGCTTCATCAAGGCGGCGCGCAAGGGCGTGATCGAGCGACGGCTGGATCGCGATGCCTTCGCCGATGCGGTGGCAGCGGGCGTGCTCAATGACAATGAAGCGGGTATCATGCGGGCGGCCGACGAGGCGACCGAACGCGTGGTGAAGGTAGATGATTTTGCGGCGGACGAATTGGCCGCACCGAGCCAGCATCGCGTTGCGACAGCGGACCAGGGAGCAAGTAGATGA
- a CDS encoding ATP-binding cassette domain-containing protein encodes MTLLEVKNLKVDFQTQDGVVNAVRDLSYTLEKGKTLAIVGESGSGKTQGAFAILGLLPKNGKSSGSVKFNGTEILNLSPRKINEYRAAKIGIIFQDPMTSLNPYLRISRQLTEVLERHKGMGYKEALAESIRMLDAVRIPDAKNRIHMYPHEFSGGMRQRVMIAMSLLCRPELLIADEPTTALDVTVQAGIIDLLVDLQEDFGTSIILITHDLGIVAGSCEDTLVMFGGKVMEYRKTEELFANPQHPYTKGLLAAVPRLDQKVDRLSTVSYDFLAEGQEL; translated from the coding sequence ATGACATTGCTTGAAGTCAAAAACCTCAAGGTCGATTTCCAGACGCAGGATGGCGTCGTGAACGCGGTTCGCGACCTGTCCTACACGCTGGAAAAAGGCAAGACGCTGGCCATCGTGGGCGAGAGCGGTTCCGGCAAGACGCAGGGCGCTTTCGCGATCCTGGGTCTGCTGCCCAAGAACGGCAAATCCTCCGGCTCGGTGAAGTTCAACGGCACGGAGATCCTCAATCTGTCGCCGCGCAAGATCAATGAATATCGCGCGGCCAAGATCGGGATCATCTTCCAGGACCCGATGACCTCGCTCAACCCATACCTGCGCATCTCTCGGCAGCTGACCGAAGTGCTCGAGCGGCACAAGGGGATGGGCTACAAGGAAGCGCTGGCCGAGAGCATTCGCATGCTCGACGCGGTGCGCATTCCCGACGCCAAGAACCGCATCCACATGTATCCGCACGAGTTCTCGGGCGGCATGCGGCAGCGCGTGATGATCGCCATGTCGCTGCTGTGCCGGCCGGAACTGCTGATCGCCGACGAGCCGACGACGGCGCTGGACGTGACCGTGCAGGCCGGCATCATCGACCTGCTGGTGGACCTGCAGGAAGATTTCGGCACGTCGATCATCCTGATCACCCATGACCTGGGAATCGTCGCAGGCAGCTGCGAGGACACGCTGGTGATGTTCGGCGGCAAGGTGATGGAATATCGCAAGACCGAAGAGCTCTTCGCCAACCCCCAGCATCCCTATACCAAGGGCCTGCTGGCCGCCGTGCCGCGGCTCGACCAGAAGGTCGATCGGCTGTCGACGGTTTCCTATGATTTTCTGGCGGAAGGACAAGAACTGTGA
- a CDS encoding peptide ABC transporter substrate-binding protein: MKFTQTLTAVATAGAMALMMSTAASAVTLQLHNGGDPGTLDPHKASGDWENRVIGDYIEGLVTEDAGAQPIAGQAESWEISEDGKVYTFHLRDGIQWTDGEPVTAEDFVFAFQRLFNPTTAADYAYLQFPILNSEAINSGEITDLNELGVKAIDDKTLEITLNASTPYFLDALTHYTAYPVPKHLVDEVGDDWTKVENIVANGPYKIVEWLPGSYVRSEKNEDYYDAANVQIDEVFYHVLEDQAAALNRYRAGEFDILTDFPADQYQWLQDNLPGEAHVVPFLGVYYYVMNQEEGEVLSDVRIREALSISVLRDVIGPDILGTGELPAYGWVPPGTNNYVENAYAPEWASQPYEERVARAVELMTEAGYGPDKPLTLQLRYNTNDNHQRIAVALAAMWEPLGIKIELFNAETAVHYDALRSGDFQVGRAGWLLDYNDPSNTLDLLKTGIDQAGTMNWGNNYGRYSNDEFDGLLEQAANELDLTARGQLLADAEKIAMDEFAAIPIYWYVSKDVVSPKISGFQENAKNIFRTRWLSKSE; this comes from the coding sequence ATGAAATTCACGCAAACCCTGACCGCGGTTGCGACCGCTGGCGCAATGGCGCTGATGATGAGCACGGCGGCTTCCGCTGTTACTCTCCAGCTGCACAATGGTGGTGATCCCGGCACGCTCGATCCGCACAAGGCCTCCGGCGACTGGGAAAACCGCGTCATCGGCGACTATATTGAAGGTCTGGTGACCGAAGATGCCGGCGCACAGCCGATCGCCGGCCAGGCCGAAAGCTGGGAAATCTCGGAAGACGGCAAGGTCTATACCTTCCACCTTCGTGACGGTATCCAGTGGACCGACGGCGAGCCCGTGACGGCTGAAGATTTCGTCTTCGCCTTCCAGCGCCTGTTCAACCCGACGACCGCTGCAGACTATGCTTACCTGCAGTTCCCGATCCTGAACTCGGAAGCCATCAACTCGGGCGAGATCACCGATCTCAACGAGCTGGGCGTCAAGGCCATCGACGACAAGACGCTCGAAATCACGCTCAATGCATCGACTCCCTATTTCCTCGATGCGCTGACCCACTACACCGCCTATCCGGTTCCCAAGCACCTGGTTGACGAAGTCGGCGACGACTGGACCAAGGTCGAGAACATCGTTGCCAACGGCCCCTACAAGATCGTGGAATGGCTGCCGGGCTCCTATGTCCGTTCGGAAAAGAACGAAGACTATTACGATGCTGCCAATGTGCAGATCGACGAAGTCTTCTACCACGTGCTGGAAGATCAGGCTGCTGCCCTCAACCGTTACCGCGCGGGTGAATTCGACATCCTGACCGACTTCCCGGCCGACCAGTACCAGTGGCTGCAGGACAATCTGCCGGGCGAAGCCCATGTGGTGCCGTTCCTGGGCGTCTATTACTATGTGATGAACCAGGAAGAGGGCGAAGTGCTCTCCGACGTCCGCATCCGCGAAGCGCTCTCGATCTCCGTGCTGCGCGACGTGATCGGCCCCGATATCCTGGGTACCGGCGAACTGCCGGCCTATGGCTGGGTGCCGCCGGGCACCAACAACTATGTCGAAAACGCCTATGCTCCCGAATGGGCTTCGCAGCCCTATGAAGAGCGTGTTGCCCGCGCCGTCGAGCTGATGACCGAAGCCGGTTATGGCCCCGACAAGCCGCTGACTCTGCAGCTGCGCTACAACACCAACGACAACCACCAGCGTATCGCCGTGGCGCTTGCCGCCATGTGGGAGCCGCTGGGTATCAAGATCGAGCTGTTCAACGCCGAAACCGCTGTGCACTATGACGCCCTGCGTTCGGGTGACTTCCAGGTCGGCCGCGCCGGCTGGCTGCTGGACTACAACGACCCGTCCAACACGCTCGACCTGCTCAAGACCGGCATCGACCAGGCTGGTACGATGAACTGGGGCAACAACTACGGCCGCTACTCGAACGACGAGTTCGACGGGCTGCTGGAGCAGGCTGCAAACGAGCTTGACTTGACCGCTCGCGGCCAGCTGCTTGCCGATGCCGAAAAGATCGCCATGGACGAATTCGCTGCCATCCCGATCTACTGGTATGTGTCCAAGGACGTCGTGTCGCCCAAGATCTCGGGCTTCCAGGAAAACGCCAAGAACATCTTCCGCACCCGCTGGCTCTCGAAGTCGGAATAA
- a CDS encoding 3-hydroxyacyl-CoA dehydrogenase NAD-binding domain-containing protein, with protein MIQPGMPETKNWGFHRDVENLGWLTINTPGPVNTLSREAITELELLVSRFEELAAGDELVGVILLSGKDSGFIAGADISEFDAMSDFSVLPEALKRTHALLARIEGLKIPFVAGIHGFCLGGGLELALACHYRIAVNDDKTRIGFPEVGLGIFPGFGGTGRSIRQAGPVDAMQIMLTGKMLRAGAARGLNLVDKLVRHRDMLRWEARKAVLQKRKSSEAGLSKKVMALGPIRSYVAGKMRDEAGKKARQEHYPAPHALIDLFEKHGDDWKAMVAGEVDAFVPLMGSETATNLRRVFFASEGLKKQGTKGVRFARVHVIGAGVMGGDIAAWCAYRGMSVTLQDIDMARIQPALDRGKKLFKKRLKKKREVDAAVMRLEADPEGKGVARADVIIEAVVEKLEVKQAIFGGIEGRLKPGAILATNTSSIELERIAEKLKAPERLIGLHFFNPVAQLPLVEVIRSTFNTDAEIGKGAAFALAIGKSPVVVKSAPGFLVNRVLMPYMLGAVERVERGESKELLDAAAVAFGMPMGPIELMDTVGLDVGKSVATELGHAVPEGSQFDQLVKAGKLGRKSGEGFYKWVDGKAQKGETPVHADLAGLGRELVKPLVDMTEVVVAEGVVANETLADIGVIMGTGFAPFLGGPLKARKDGRA; from the coding sequence ATGATCCAGCCAGGCATGCCGGAGACGAAGAACTGGGGCTTTCACCGCGACGTGGAGAACCTGGGCTGGCTGACGATCAACACGCCGGGCCCGGTCAATACGCTGAGCCGGGAAGCGATCACCGAACTCGAGCTGCTGGTCAGCCGCTTCGAGGAGCTGGCGGCGGGTGACGAGCTGGTCGGGGTGATCCTGCTGTCGGGCAAGGATAGCGGCTTCATCGCCGGGGCGGACATTTCCGAATTCGACGCGATGAGCGATTTTTCGGTACTGCCGGAGGCACTGAAGCGCACGCATGCGCTGTTGGCGCGGATCGAGGGGCTGAAGATTCCCTTCGTGGCGGGCATTCATGGTTTTTGCCTGGGGGGCGGGTTGGAGCTGGCGCTGGCCTGTCACTACCGAATTGCCGTCAATGACGACAAGACACGGATTGGTTTTCCCGAAGTGGGCTTGGGGATTTTTCCGGGCTTTGGCGGGACGGGACGGAGCATTCGCCAGGCCGGGCCGGTCGATGCCATGCAGATCATGCTGACCGGCAAGATGCTACGGGCCGGTGCGGCGCGGGGGCTGAACCTTGTCGACAAGCTGGTGCGCCATCGCGACATGCTGCGCTGGGAAGCGCGGAAAGCCGTGCTGCAGAAACGGAAATCGAGCGAGGCGGGCCTCAGCAAGAAGGTGATGGCGCTGGGGCCGATCCGGTCGTATGTGGCGGGCAAGATGCGCGACGAGGCCGGCAAGAAGGCCCGGCAGGAGCACTATCCTGCGCCCCATGCGCTGATCGACCTGTTCGAAAAGCATGGCGATGACTGGAAGGCGATGGTGGCCGGCGAAGTGGATGCTTTCGTGCCGCTGATGGGGAGCGAGACGGCGACCAATCTGCGGCGGGTGTTTTTTGCCTCTGAGGGGCTCAAGAAGCAGGGCACGAAGGGGGTCAGGTTTGCCCGTGTGCATGTGATTGGTGCGGGCGTGATGGGCGGCGATATTGCGGCCTGGTGCGCCTATCGCGGCATGAGCGTGACGCTGCAGGATATCGACATGGCGCGTATCCAGCCAGCGCTCGATCGCGGGAAAAAGCTGTTCAAGAAACGGCTGAAGAAAAAGCGTGAGGTCGATGCCGCGGTGATGCGGCTCGAGGCCGATCCCGAGGGCAAGGGCGTTGCGCGGGCCGATGTGATCATCGAGGCGGTGGTGGAAAAGCTCGAGGTCAAGCAGGCCATCTTTGGCGGCATCGAGGGCAGGTTGAAACCGGGCGCGATCCTTGCGACCAATACGTCATCGATCGAACTGGAGCGCATTGCGGAAAAGCTCAAGGCGCCGGAGCGACTGATCGGGCTGCATTTCTTCAACCCGGTGGCGCAGCTGCCGCTGGTGGAGGTGATCCGCTCGACGTTCAACACGGATGCCGAGATCGGCAAGGGCGCGGCGTTTGCGCTGGCGATCGGCAAGAGCCCGGTGGTGGTCAAGTCGGCGCCGGGCTTCCTCGTGAACCGGGTGCTGATGCCGTACATGCTGGGCGCGGTGGAGCGGGTCGAGCGCGGCGAGAGCAAGGAATTGCTCGATGCGGCGGCGGTGGCCTTCGGCATGCCGATGGGGCCGATCGAACTGATGGATACTGTTGGGCTCGATGTCGGCAAGTCGGTGGCGACCGAGTTGGGCCATGCCGTGCCGGAGGGCAGTCAGTTCGATCAATTGGTCAAGGCCGGGAAGCTCGGCCGCAAGAGCGGCGAGGGCTTCTACAAATGGGTGGATGGCAAGGCGCAGAAGGGCGAGACCCCGGTGCATGCCGATCTGGCTGGGCTCGGCCGTGAGCTGGTGAAGCCGCTGGTGGATATGACGGAAGTGGTGGTCGCCGAAGGCGTGGTCGCCAATGAGACGCTGGCCGATATCGGGGTGATCATGGGAACGGGTTTTGCGCCGTTCCTGGGTGGTCCGCTCAAAGCAAGAAAAGACGGGAGAGCGTAA
- a CDS encoding ABC transporter permease subunit — MLAYAFRRVLSAIPIALIAVTICFFILRLAPGGPFDGERALPPTVLANLRAHYNLDQPLVVQYFIYVWRLIQGDLGPSMVIDGFRVSDLIRIGFPFTLTMALSAFVIATAVGIVAGMVAAVNQNKWPDYVLVLIVMIGVVVPNFLNAALLQLWFGVHLGWLPAGGWVSGSVAHLVLPVTVLAWPHAARISRLMRGSMIEVLGSNYVRTARAKGLKERLVLARHAIKPALLPVVSYLGPGLSYLLTGSLAVEQIFGLPGIGKYFVQAALNRDYGIVLGTTILYMFIILALNLIVDLVYAWLDPKVRYH; from the coding sequence ATGCTGGCTTATGCCTTTAGGCGCGTGCTGTCGGCCATTCCGATTGCACTGATCGCCGTTACAATCTGTTTCTTCATCCTGCGCCTGGCGCCCGGTGGCCCGTTCGATGGTGAGCGTGCGCTCCCGCCGACCGTGCTGGCTAACCTCCGCGCCCATTACAACCTCGATCAACCGCTGGTTGTGCAGTATTTCATCTATGTCTGGCGGCTCATTCAGGGCGATCTTGGTCCCTCCATGGTGATCGACGGCTTCCGCGTCAGCGACCTGATCCGCATCGGCTTCCCCTTCACCCTCACCATGGCGCTGTCGGCATTCGTCATCGCGACTGCGGTGGGTATCGTGGCCGGCATGGTCGCCGCGGTGAACCAGAACAAGTGGCCTGACTACGTGCTGGTGCTGATCGTGATGATCGGCGTCGTGGTGCCCAACTTCCTCAATGCGGCGCTGCTGCAATTGTGGTTTGGCGTGCATCTGGGCTGGCTGCCCGCGGGCGGCTGGGTCAGTGGCTCGGTTGCCCATCTGGTCCTGCCGGTTACGGTGCTGGCCTGGCCGCATGCGGCGCGTATCAGCCGGCTCATGCGTGGCTCGATGATCGAAGTGCTCGGCTCCAATTATGTCCGCACGGCCCGCGCCAAGGGCCTCAAGGAACGCCTGGTGCTGGCGCGTCATGCGATCAAGCCGGCGCTGCTGCCCGTCGTGTCCTATCTGGGGCCAGGCCTCTCCTATCTGCTGACCGGTTCGCTGGCCGTGGAGCAGATCTTCGGCCTGCCGGGCATCGGCAAGTACTTCGTGCAAGCCGCGCTCAACCGCGACTATGGCATCGTGCTGGGCACGACCATTCTCTACATGTTTATCATCCTGGCACTGAATCTGATCGTTGACCTCGTCTATGCCTGGCTCGATCCCAAGGTGAGGTACCACTGA
- a CDS encoding acetyl-CoA C-acetyltransferase, with product MAELRRVALVGSARIPFARGNTAYADETNLSMLGTVLSGLAEKYGLKGEKVDEVVAGAVIGHSRDFNLAREATLDAGLSPRTPGTTMQIACGTSLQAALMLGAKIASGEIDSGIAAGSDTVSDSPIVFGNKFQHRLLDANKARSTGEKFAAFKGFSFGELTPVAPSVNEPRTGLSMGQHCELMAREWGITRQAQDELAVASHRNAAKAYDEGFHDDLLVQCAGLVRDNNVRADANLDKMSTLKPAFDKASGHGTLTAGNSTPLTDGASSVLLASEDWARERGLPVLAYLSAGRVAGNDFAHGEGLLMAPTIAVSEMLARKNLGFADIDYFELHEAFAAQVLCTLKAWNDADYCRNVLGRDAVMGPVDPAKINVKGSSLAYGHPFAATGARILGLTAKLLSTSPGKRALLSVCTAGGMGVAALVESAQ from the coding sequence ATGGCTGAACTTCGCAGGGTGGCCCTCGTGGGTTCGGCGCGCATTCCCTTTGCGCGCGGCAATACGGCCTATGCCGACGAGACCAATCTTTCCATGCTGGGCACGGTGCTATCCGGTCTGGCCGAAAAGTATGGTCTCAAGGGCGAGAAGGTGGACGAAGTCGTGGCGGGCGCCGTGATCGGGCATTCGCGCGACTTCAACCTGGCGCGAGAAGCGACGCTCGACGCTGGCCTGTCGCCGCGCACACCGGGCACGACCATGCAGATCGCCTGTGGCACGAGCCTGCAGGCCGCACTGATGCTGGGCGCCAAGATCGCCTCGGGCGAGATCGACAGCGGGATTGCCGCCGGCTCGGATACGGTCAGCGATAGTCCGATCGTCTTCGGCAACAAGTTCCAGCATCGCCTGCTGGATGCCAACAAGGCGCGGTCGACGGGCGAGAAATTCGCCGCTTTCAAGGGCTTTTCCTTTGGCGAGCTGACGCCGGTTGCGCCCTCGGTCAACGAGCCGCGCACGGGGCTATCGATGGGGCAGCATTGCGAGCTGATGGCGCGCGAATGGGGCATCACCCGCCAGGCGCAGGACGAGCTGGCCGTGGCCAGCCATCGCAATGCAGCCAAGGCTTATGACGAGGGCTTTCACGATGACCTGCTGGTGCAATGTGCCGGCCTGGTGCGGGACAATAATGTCCGGGCGGATGCCAATCTCGACAAGATGAGCACGCTGAAGCCCGCCTTCGACAAGGCGAGCGGGCATGGCACGCTGACGGCGGGCAATTCCACCCCACTGACCGATGGCGCATCTTCGGTACTGCTGGCCAGCGAGGACTGGGCGCGGGAGCGGGGCCTGCCGGTGCTGGCCTATCTGTCTGCGGGGCGCGTCGCCGGCAATGATTTTGCCCATGGCGAGGGCCTGCTGATGGCACCGACCATTGCCGTCAGCGAAATGCTGGCTCGGAAGAACCTCGGCTTTGCCGATATCGACTATTTCGAACTGCACGAGGCTTTTGCGGCGCAGGTTCTATGCACGCTCAAGGCTTGGAATGATGCGGATTATTGCCGGAACGTGCTGGGTCGCGATGCGGTGATGGGGCCGGTTGATCCCGCAAAGATCAATGTGAAGGGATCGAGCCTTGCCTATGGGCACCCCTTTGCGGCGACCGGTGCCCGCATCCTGGGTCTGACGGCCAAGCTGCTCTCGACTAGCCCCGGCAAGCGGGCTTTGCTAAGCGTGTGCACGGCTGGCGGCATGGGTGTCGCTGCCCTAGTCGAAAGCGCGCAATGA